Genomic segment of Synchiropus splendidus isolate RoL2022-P1 chromosome 4, RoL_Sspl_1.0, whole genome shotgun sequence:
CGTGCATATTATAGATGAGCTTGTTCTGCCTCAGGTCCCAGACCTCCACAACACAAAAAGCAACCGTGTTAATCAGAATCAAGCAGCTGGTTTGTTTCCCTAAAGCCATAATTATATCAAGCAATATCTTTCATCATTAAGACTGCGTTCATACTAAAGTCCAATTTGGCTTCAAAAGGGCAATTGTGTGTTTTAAATTAGATTTACTCTTGCTTCCGACGACGGGTTCCACTCAATTTATTATACAGTAAAAGGGTTTATGCTCCagaacagaacacacacaatatGGGAAAAATGTATTTCGTGCCTGTCTCAAAGATGAAGTCGCCGCGAAAAGTCATTCATTATGTCCAACTCTTTTGGGCAACAACATGCACATTTtaagaacaaaataaagaaaaatttaattgaaaaaatggCCCAATATAGAGAATTGTAGAGAAATGTATTAAGGGAGTAAAAGGTGAACTGCAACAAATACAATTGAGAAACATTCTCGATGCATAGATTCAGAGAAAATCTGCTATTGCAAGGCAACACTACATAAACCTCATATAAAGATGGTGAACCCATGCCGTTACCTTGATGTCATTGTCGATGCCTCCGGACAGAATCTGATCACTGGTGTCATTAAAGGTGACGGCGAGCACTTGGTAGGTGTTATGGAAAGTGTGAATGGCTCCTTTCTTCCTGATGTCCCAAAGCtgcaaaaaagaaagtgatatTTAATGGAGGTAAATTGGTGTGACTCTATGTGGTAGACAGACGTTTCACCTTGACAGTTCCGTCGTCACTCCCAGTACACACCAGCTGGGGGCCTCTGCGAGCTGGGTAGCAGGTGTTGACGAAAGAAGTGTGGCCCTTTAGACGCTTGACCCTCTCACCTGTTTCACTGTCCCACACACCAACAGTCTTGTCTGTGCTCGCAGAGAACAGTATACTGAAATGACCAAGGAGAATTGATTTGAAAAAAGATCACTTTATCAAACACTAAAAAGTATTAAGTTTAAGTTTTAAGACAGGTTACCTTAGGTTAATATAAATGGTTTTACTGTGTGTCAAATGTGGTCATCTTTTGTGCAGTATTCTGAAAatactgtgggactaataaaggtcATCTAATCTAACCTAAATAAAGAGGCGCTGTAATGGAAATGGCAGGGACCAGGGGGTATATGCTAGGCCATGACATATTACGCTCCGAAACAATGAAGTGATATGGACACTGAATAAAATCATTGGAGACAAACCTAATGTGAGTCGAACAATTAATACTAGGGGCTAAGGTGTTTGAATGGGTCCTTGGGCGAGACACCAAACCCACCTTGCGTCGTGTTGTTGGATGGGGTGTTCAGCGCATATTGGCAGCCAGCTGTGGCTATTAATGTAGCCCACCACCACCGGTCTGACTGAGGTAGGAGTGGATAATGGTTTCCGTAAAGCACTTTGGGAGTCTTGAAAAGCGCTatacaaatctaagctattattattatggactGTATGCAAGATATGTGTGTGAATATCCTTGAGCAGTGTTTGGGGCTGAACAATGTAGTTTAACATCGACAATGTCCAGAACAATTAATGTAGCAAGCAAAGTGAGCAGTGTTCCGATCGCACCTTCCATCAGTGTTGTAATGCAGCTCCATCACTGCTCCACTGTGACCCTTGAGCGTGGCAAAATTTTCACAATCACCATACACGTTCCACATTACTAGAAAAAAAGCAGATGATACCATATGATTACTGGATGGTTGGAATGTTCAGATATTAtagagaaacaacaaaaaaggaaaaaagtgtGATGTTTACAATGGTACTATTAAAGACTGACGTCCAAGTGAGAAATAGGATGATGAAGAGTGTTGAATAGAGCCTCTCAGGAGAGAACATTTGAATAAGACTTCATCAAAATAACTTACAAATAAGCCTGTCGAATCCCGATGAGGCCAGAGTTGCTCCGTTGGGATGGAATTTGCAGCAGTAGACCTCACCCTCATGGCCTGACATGAGCATGATGGGCGCTTGCAGGCTTGATGTGCGTGGTGGGCCCTGTAGGAGACAAGTCACAAGTTTGTTGCAGGCTAGGAATTTGTCATCATACTTGggatgaatgatgatgaattcAAGATAAAATAACTTTATATAGCTTTATAAAGAATTTTAACACACTTAAAAAGCCAGCAGACAGTAATTCAGTCTTgatatttcattcataaaataGTAAGGAATATTAAACTCTTATATTACATTAATCCAATGTTGTCAATGTCAATCCAATtaatgacaaagcaaataacaTTTTGCATCGAAAACATAACAGAAGGTTACGCTTCCACAATCTTACTACATAGCAGAGACTTGTTTTGCAACGTCAGCCTCCCGCAGCTTGGCAACAAATGAACAGCAACGCCAGTCCTGATATTAACTTATAATGCACGTACTTATACGAGTGCCAGATTAAAAtataaaggaaaaaataatttttaaagaTGCAAACTTGAATAATCGTCGGAGTCTTGACTTAAGGGGACGTGGTGTTTAGAAGAGTCGTGTTGTATACATTTACATAAGACTCACTTCAGGAATTAAGTCATAAAGAAGGCTAAAAATATAATTGGAATATACGTGGGCAGGGTTGTACTCGTGTTCTTTATCACTTTCTGTACTTGAATGTCAGTTAACATACAGGAAACTTCGTGAACGATTTCATGATCTTTCCTACCGTAGCCACGAGTTGCTGTGTTTGAGCAGCGGCTATAAGCTCGGTCCGGGGCCGTTTCACATCAGCTGCTACAATGGCCATGTCGGCCGGTCTCTTCATTGGGTCCATCATTTCGACTTCTCGACTTGAAAGGCACGGTAGTTTGGCGTTTTGGCGTTAAAATCCAACAAAAATCCGGTGCATACGATGCTAACGTACAGAAAACGAATGAATGGAGCCACTGAAGCACAAAACAAGTGCTTCCGCCTGAGACTTGTACTGTGATTGGTCGACGTCGCTAGCTACTGCAGTGATTGGCTGGTTTTGTTACTGTCGCACTGCGTTGCACCGGAAGAGAAATAAGAGGTAGCAGCGCTAACCGTGAGGTAAGTGTATCTTTTTAATACAAAAGAAAACGGTCATTCATTCTATCGACTCACACGCGTGGAATAAAATTAAACTACTCCATTTCTGTGTCGGCCTTGTTTGATGCAATTATTAAACAAAATGGTATAGCACCGCTAACGCTGCTTGTATGCAAACGAATCCTTGCAACTATGGAAGGATGAGCCACTTTGGAGCGACGTATAAATGGCATGAATTGTTGCGGATGTAAGATCTAAGTAAACATTTCTGTTCATGCTATTCTGTAGCTAATACTATGGTCGTAGTGTTAATAACATGGAACACAATTACCAATTCCTTCGTTCAGCTGAACCATGATAataatattgctttttttttaaatggtagtGGACATTTTGCTCTGAATAATATACTGTATACCAGGAAACCACCAATGCCATCTCCAAGTAATGATAATCTACACCACCATCGAATGAGCTGCAGTTGTGCgcgtttcattattattttttgtgatttttttggggggagacTGTAACTATTACAACATAGCTTGTGGTGTTCCTAATACAAACCTTTGTCCTGTTGccttgttataataataattggtaTTGGTTGTATGGCCATGAAGTCAGGGTTTTGACATGAAGGTGTGAGCTCATGTCACATTAGCGTTGTACAGCTCCTACCTGGTTCATCATTTAGGAAACCTGGTGCTCTAAACACAATTATTAGCGAGCAGATTCAATAGAAACCACATAAAGTccaattatttaatattttagaaTATGTGGCGTTCACGAAATAAGTGTTGCATTGTATTTCTTGTTGCTAAAGGTTGTTTATTGCGCATTATTGTGAATTCGTTTTgccatttttgctttttttttggactACCTAATATTTAAAACTGGTGATGTGACTTTGCTGTTGTTATATCTGTAGCTATATTTGCTGAACAAACTGAACCAGTGAGCACTTTACAGACAATGTCTGGCAGTGATGGACCTGGACAAGAACCTGCTGGCCTGGACGGTTTGCCGCCAATATACTCTATTGCTAAAGGAGAGGTGGTCTCAGTGCAGACCTATGGCGCTTTTGTTCGATTGCCTGGATACAAGAAGGAAGGTTGGTAAAAGAgcttttgaaaatgtgtcacccaCCTACGTAAGAGAATACTTGTTGAAATATATTGTTCTTTTACTTGAACGTGTATCTCACATTTTTATTCAACTaagcacattttgagcattcTTTTTCCCTACATTGAGAACTAACAAAGTGTGAGAAATTATTTTGACATTCATAATAAATACTCATCATTATCACACGTATATTTCCCACAACTTATCAAACTGTCAAAATTAATATCACTTTATTTCATCATCTTATAATACAATAATTACCacattaatattattttactgAACAAGTGTAGAATCATtattaaatgcaaataaaaagtatattttgccatatatTTTCAGCAAAAACTGTGGTCATGATACACTTGACTGGATATATGCAGAACAATTTTTGCAGCCAAGTTGTTATTCGCACCAGAAGGTGaaggttttcagcctcattTCAAATTCTCATTGCTGTACTGAATGATGAATCATTGGGTCACCGGCAAGATGAACAAAGGGCATATCAACCTAACCCTGGCTTGAAGCGTGACAGTAGCACTGCCACCACTCGTGCTTGAGATGCGCACATAGCAGAATCAGGTGTTGCTGAGTAAAGAATTTCCTGGATTTGGTTGGCAGTTGTTTTAGGGATTATTTCCCTTTCAAGCCTTTTAAATCACTAATTTTAACAAGGAAACCATTATTTTGTGAATACTTTCCTTCAGTGTGGTGACGTTGacgtgactgtttttttttgtcctccattGCAAAGTTGAGCAGCTAGTTGtcgaaaaaaatatatatagcgTTGTTCTTATATGGCTATTGTAATGCAAAGATGTTTCTATTTTTATGAATCATTCTCTACCTCCCCAGGCTTGGTACATGTGAGTGAAATGTCTGCCACTCGCGTTGAGAGCGCCTCTGACATTGTGGACGTCGGGGAAAAAGTATGGATTAAAGTCATTGGGAGAGAGGTATGCACACTCAAACATGTGCAGATATGATTCTGCTGGAAAACGACAATTGCCATGTGCCCTTAGATTCAAGGTGAAAAGGTGAAGTTGTCTTTCTCGATGAAATCCGTCAACCAGGGAACAGGGCGAGACCTGGACCCCAACAATGTCATGGCGGAGTATGTTGTGTATTTAACGGTTGCATTTCATACAGTATGTACGTATACATGTGCTGAGCGGCTGCTTGTAGGCAGGATGCAAGGAGGCGAAGGCTGTTCAAAGACCACACAGGCAACCGGATCACTCTGGAGGCTGTACTCAACACCACATGTGCAAAATGTGGCTGCAAAGGTGTGTAATAGGTAGCCACCAGAAATCTAGAACCCCTTCAATGATGTTTCTGTCTTCACTGAATTAGGTCACTTCACAAAGGATTGCTTCTCTGCTCCCGGCACGCAGTACGCACTGGTGCCTGAAGAGGACGTAGAagagccacagcagcagcccaGCTCCACAACCAGACCACAGCCTGTTagcgagaaaaagaaaaagaaggaactTAAGAAGGTTCACTCGTGCATGCGGGAAACaagtgttaaaatgtcatgtgttAAAATGAGGCAATGTCTCCTCCGTTTGCGacaggacaagaagaagaagaagaagcggaAGAGGAAACACGAGGAGTCAggaagtgacagcagcagcgaCAGTGGTGAATGCAAACCCAAGAGAAGTTGGCGCGAACACACCAGCGACAGAGACgataagaagaggaagaaacacaAGAAGCACAAATCGCACAAGAACACCTGAGTGTAGCCAACACGCATTACAGCCCTTTCACTTGTCAAATAAAGTCTGTAAAGGAGAGCAAATTAGGATCATGTTGAActgtcttcttaaaaaaaaaaactctagcATGAGATTACTGCAGGCCTGCTgtgatatttatgtttttaataaacATTAAAGCTACACTGATAAGAATAATTTGTGCCTCTCTTCATACACGTCGAGTTTTCAGTGTCAGTGCTCTTCAGTTAAGCCAGAGGGATGTTTATACATTTATGCGTTTTTTGGTTCTCACTCACGTTGTTGACCtcagaaatgaaacaaacaaacgtgtACTCAGAGCACAGATGGGTgtgaaaaaacatatattttcaaatgaacTGAAACATTGTCATATTTATTCCAAAATATCGATTCATGTACCTCCCGTTTAGATATATATTAAATGGAGAGATTCAATTCGATTAACgaattacagacaaaaaatatTCAAGCCAAATAGCCCAGATTAATAATTTATaagatttattttgctttgaaCATCAATTCCAGGTGAACCACATCAAACAATGTGATGTCAGAAACAAATCATTCATGATGACTGAGACTAAAAGGGATTGTACTGATGGacgttaaagttaaagttaaaaagaTTTTCCGGATCAAAGCACAAAAGATGTCGCTGTGTGGACTTGCAGCAAAGGGTTTGGTCCTCTCTGGACCACTGCTACCCTGATGTTAAGCTTTTGCAAagagattcaacttaaattggATCATTCTTTTTActttatatcttttttttattgaaattttcCAGTTTGACAAAGTGCTGTCGTGACGGGACAATTTTACAACAGTTGTGGTCCACATCAGTAAATTGAGCAGTATATAGGTgtttgaaagagaaacaaaaagagaaaataaaatacaacaatcccaaacagacacaaacaaaacacaaccctCCATTCATTGCCTCATGTTCATAAAGGTAAGTACCATTTAGGCACACAGACAGTCAGCCCTAGTAAATAGTCTGGAACATAACCAGGTCATATCTTTGTCTATGATGCGCTAAAAACGTTCAAAAAGGGACCCTACATTCGACCAAACTTCCCAGGTGATTGTTGGAGTGAGTATCTCATTTTCTCTAATTTTAAGGTGGTCATGACCTCCTGCAGCCAGTAATCATGAGTAGGAGATGAGTAGGACATCGGTCCACTTAAGCGTGAAAAGAGGCGACGGATTGAACGTTGACGTTCCAAGGATATTTGAGACCTTTTTATTAACACTTGATAGAACCTTCAACtctttattgaaataaaatcttttttttttttttttacaaaatctCTGAAATGTCTCCACCCATTCAGTCTTGCTTTTACTCTTTCTGCACACACTTGCATAAAACCACAACTCAACAGCTCTCAAAAGTTTGACACTACCATCAATGAAACACACGAATCCGACTGCCAGTAGGTGGAGCATCCAAACCAAAATACTGTAGCAGATGCTCTCTTGTCCTGGAATAACCTTTTGCTCCCCTTTTTTTCTGGAGGAGTCGCCTGACTATGTGTAACCTGACACAAGTGGACGCAATATGGCAGGGAGTAACTGTCCCTTTCCAGATCCAGGCATTGTTTACAGATATCTGGTGTCTTCTTGCCAGGAATGACTCCTCCATGACAGTGAGGAACTTGCAGGACGTTATtacaacacaaacaggaagtgcccTCGTGCTCTGATGACAGTAGTTCAACACCACGTGTGCTGATTGAACTTGCCTGGAAAGTCTTTGAGGCCCGACATTCATGTTTCCAAACCGCCAGCCATTAGTCTGTTCCACTGACCATGTGGTTTTCAAGAGTGCAGCCTTGACAAAGTTTGACCAACCATGTGTTTAGAATGCCACTTGGCTTGACCTCCCAAACGAAGGCCAGTCACCTTCTTCAGAAATGGTTAAGGTTATGATTCACAAGGTCAGAGGTTCATTGATGCCTTAAACCTGTTTATACAAAGGTAATGGGCCACTTTGAGTGCTCTGGCCTCACTTCCATCTGGCCTCACTTCCGAGTTTGGATCTTGGATTTGGATTTTCCACTTATCTGTTTCCAGCTGTAAATCCAGCTCAGTCAGTGCCAACGCCTAATAATTTCCGCCAATCACTTCCACCATTTGGAATGATGCGTTTTTATTGTAAAGTCACCAAATTATTacacattaaaacaaacaatttaGAAATACAATCCCATCGCTGCAATAATTTCGTGAGTCGAAATGAAGTCTTGATCCagctcagaattgacatttttatcGGCTGTGATTGGATCGTCTCAAAACAGTGAGATACTCAAAATGGTATTGCAAGCCTCTTCAATCATGAAAGTGAATTCCACTTGATTTACTTTTCCTAGTCAGCTGTGTTTAGAAGTACTTCAAATGAAAAGCTAATCAATGAATCCCTCTGACTCGGTGTCAAACAACCTTTCACACCATCACCCTACCTCCACTTGGCAAGCGGTCCAAACCGCGTGACCTCAATCCACTATGTGGAGCGAGTGATCTGAATTTAGAGAGCGCACTCATGTCCAACTCCAGCTTTCGTAAAAGTTTCCCCTCACATGACCAGAGCAAAGGCAACACACTCGTACGGGCTCACACACCGGCTATTATTAGACTCACTGTAAAAGTTGCAGTCACTGAGACTGTAAACGTCGAAAGACTGGAGTCTACGTGTGACTTTGTGGATGGTTTAAGTAATAAAGTGAGACCAGAGCCGAACAACCCATTCCTCAGCTCAGGCCGACCATAGTATGAGGGGGATTTTAAAAATGACCTGTGGCAAAGGCATGTAAGAGAGCAACAcgaattaaattaattaaattaaattttgacATATTAACTCAAAAAAAGATGGACCTGTATAAAAGTCTTACTATCACATATCAGatgaaagaacaaaataaaattcaactCATCAATGATATATGTTTAAATATCTACATTtcaagacaaataaaacaaacaaaagagtccCAGGATCTAGCAGAGTGTGAATGATCAGAAACAAGCAGGAATGTCTGGTAGCCTCCCTTCCGTTTTCCACCACCACGAGGGAAGGTTACGGTTTGACAATGGAATGACTCAGAATTCTGAGGTCTTTTAAGTATCAAATGGAACGGCTCAGTCAATCTGACTTATTCTCACTTTGCAATACCTCAACCATCCTGAACGCAGTGGCGACAGCCCCGCTTAGTTGCTTGTAATAGCACACAACTATGGACCAAAGTGTTTCATATGAATGATTCATCATTAAAGCAGGAAGCAGATAGATACTACCCAGGAAGTAAGTCGAAATAATCCACAGTGGTTTGGTTACTTTGTGGCTCCACCCATCCCTGTCTTTTTCTTCCATTGATTTTTAATAGCTTTTAAGCTAATATGGATATATTTGTCAATCCATCCATTAGTGTTAAAGCGCCTGCAGTCAACAGTATGTATCCGTCTAAAATTCCAAGCGTCTTCATCCACAAAAAGATCTGGCCCAGGAAAATGTGTTGCTTGTCGATGATTCATGGTGGTCACTGCAGTAGTGTTGGAGATTTTCGTTGAGCGGTGGTGACTTTCGGACTGAGAGCTGAGGTGGACAGGGCGGTGACATCATCGTTTTCATAAAATTCGGATCATAGGTATTGGATACGGTGGGAGAAAACAGCAGATTCATGTGGACGGACACGGCCAGACATGACAATGATGCCCCCGCAAAAGTCAAGCTGCAGTGGTAGAAGTTGCAGACtagaagatgctcaggttttcattgggcgAAACAAGTTACTCAAATGTTTGGGGATGAAGTTAGGGAGACCAGATACAGATTCAGACATGCGCTTAAGAGACGGTACGAatgatgtttgtgtctgtaGCAGAATGTTGAATAAAGCATAGTCTCCTCAGCCGCACTGttgaagaaaaatggaaaaagtgcAACAGACCTTCAAACCGTTTTTATTCACAGAACTCAGTAGTTTCAAATTCTTAACACTCTACTTGGTTTATCTTCGGCATCACAAcattcaaaacacaacaaaaatcaaCAAATTGTTTGGGACAGAAGTCTGTGGTATGAACAAGCAAAGGATCTCAAATGTTCTTTATCACTGACTGTGGCCTATAAAGGTGAACCTTAACATCCATTTAAGGCATTTGCTAGACATGGGTTTGAGATGTTTTAGATGTTTCGGGATTCAGAGATGGGGACTGTGACAGGCGGACTTCACAATGGGGTTTTACTCAGCTTTCTCATAGCGACGTGTGCAAACAACAGCTCCAAGTGTAAGTGTCTGCAAGACAGGTATGATCATCagtcccacagtccaaaaaaaaaaaaaaaaacaagaggcaACTTTGGCAAATCTTACCAGGGTGAGGGCGTTTCCGTTGACTTCTCTCACTAGACTGGTTTCTTTGCCGTCCCATTTCTGAATGTGGACCATCTTCCCGTCCTCTATTGTCACTAAGGActaaaaacaagcacaaaaagcaaacacaatCACTGACAGCTGGAATTCCATGTCATGACTTTTTCTTCTGTAACATGTTCAGTACTACGATGTTAAATATTGCTGTAATAACACTTTACCCTTAAGTAGTTTCTTAAAGTCAATTTCCTTAGTGGACTGAGTTAATGTTGTGATTTTCGACAAGATAAGCTCAGGATATTGGTGAGTAGAAGTCTGTCAGTCTCTAAACTCAACAGCCTGATGCATCTTGGGATAAGTCACGAGCACATTTCTGTTCCgcagtttatttttttgacaagaGTTGTGTTGTCCACTGGTTTCCCAACTGCACAAGTGGGTGACTCATGATCTTCCAAAAAACCTTACAGCACTAAATAGCTACAACCTAAATGGTGACTTGGTGAGTTTGTCATATTGGCTTCAGCTTTCAAAGTTGCTGGGTTCAAATATGTATCcagggagaaaaa
This window contains:
- the snrnp40 gene encoding U5 small nuclear ribonucleoprotein 40 kDa protein — its product is MMDPMKRPADMAIVAADVKRPRTELIAAAQTQQLVATGPPRTSSLQAPIMLMSGHEGEVYCCKFHPNGATLASSGFDRLILMWNVYGDCENFATLKGHSGAVMELHYNTDGSILFSASTDKTVGVWDSETGERVKRLKGHTSFVNTCYPARRGPQLVCTGSDDGTVKLWDIRKKGAIHTFHNTYQVLAVTFNDTSDQILSGGIDNDIKVWDLRQNKLIYNMHGHGDSVTGLSLSSEGSYLLSNSMDNTVRIWDVRPFAPKERCVKIFQGNVHNFEKNLLRCSWSTDGSKVAAGSADRFVYVWDTTSRRILYKLPGHAGSVNEVVFHPNEPVVLSGGSDKRLYMGEIQ
- the zcchc17 gene encoding nucleolar protein of 40 kDa; the protein is MSGSDGPGQEPAGLDGLPPIYSIAKGEVVSVQTYGAFVRLPGYKKEGLVHVSEMSATRVESASDIVDVGEKVWIKVIGREIQGEKVKLSFSMKSVNQGTGRDLDPNNVMAEQDARRRRLFKDHTGNRITLEAVLNTTCAKCGCKGHFTKDCFSAPGTQYALVPEEDVEEPQQQPSSTTRPQPVSEKKKKKELKKDKKKKKKRKRKHEESGSDSSSDSGECKPKRSWREHTSDRDDKKRKKHKKHKSHKNT